In a genomic window of Spiroplasma melliferum:
- a CDS encoding peptidyl-tRNA hydrolase, with the protein MKLIVGLGNPGNEYTYTRHNIGFLAIAKLVDKFDLAKPKNAFNALIWETTINNEKVLFCQPQTFMNLSGTAVYQIKQFYKLTWEDIIVIYDDKDIPFNVIKLKKNGSSAGHNGIKDLIQKLGSENFLRIRLGIGKDVQIPTRNWVLGKFSPAQLEIINNDLLERVYQIMVQYLVKATSFDKLMSLYNGK; encoded by the coding sequence ATGAAGTTAATTGTGGGTTTGGGGAATCCAGGCAATGAATATACTTATACAAGACATAATATTGGTTTTTTAGCAATTGCTAAGTTGGTAGATAAATTTGATTTAGCAAAGCCAAAAAATGCTTTTAATGCTTTAATATGAGAAACAACAATTAACAACGAGAAAGTTCTTTTTTGCCAACCACAGACATTTATGAATTTAAGTGGCACTGCCGTTTATCAAATTAAACAATTTTATAAATTAACATGAGAAGATATTATTGTTATTTATGATGATAAAGATATTCCTTTTAATGTTATTAAGTTAAAAAAGAATGGTTCAAGTGCTGGCCATAATGGGATTAAAGATTTAATTCAAAAATTAGGTAGTGAAAATTTTTTAAGGATTCGTCTAGGAATTGGCAAAGATGTCCAGATTCCAACCCGAAACTGAGTACTAGGAAAGTTTTCTCCTGCTCAGTTAGAAATTATTAATAATGATTTATTAGAAAGAGTTTATCAAATTATGGTGCAATATTTAGTAAAAGCAACTAGTTTTGATAAATTGATGAGTCTTTATAATGGCAAATAA
- a CDS encoding putative methyltransferase: protein MANKIKQYSFKSNNPKIYLIATPIGNLQEMTPRAIEVIKNNVQKIYCEDTRNTIKLLNYFNCKKQLISLNKENEMHRLTEMLNDLAQNLSIAIISDAGYPLISDPGYYAVNHILEHYPYDVIPISGANAALNAIVSSGLNPHHFLFFGFLNKAKTKKINELEQLLSLPYPIIFYEAPHRILETLKIIKTVFGDRKIAVGKEITKIHEQWYRGHLSEVLLFLQQEENVAVGEYVLVVDGVGNVTAPVIADEILVAEIDQLIIKQNYRVKQAIDFVANKYKISKNVLYNKYHQQKEQDETNRTN from the coding sequence ATGGCAAATAAAATTAAACAATATAGTTTTAAAAGCAATAATCCCAAAATTTACTTAATTGCAACTCCAATTGGTAATTTGCAAGAAATGACACCGCGAGCAATTGAAGTTATTAAAAATAATGTTCAAAAAATTTATTGTGAAGATACCCGTAACACGATTAAACTATTAAATTATTTTAATTGTAAAAAACAGTTAATTTCTTTAAACAAAGAAAATGAAATGCATCGTTTAACAGAAATGTTAAATGATTTAGCACAAAACTTATCAATTGCGATTATTAGTGATGCTGGTTATCCACTTATTAGTGATCCGGGTTATTATGCCGTTAATCATATTTTGGAACATTATCCTTATGATGTAATACCGATTAGTGGTGCTAATGCTGCTTTAAACGCTATTGTTAGTTCGGGCCTTAATCCGCACCATTTTTTATTTTTTGGGTTTTTAAATAAAGCAAAAACAAAAAAAATTAATGAATTAGAACAGTTGTTATCATTACCATACCCCATTATTTTTTATGAAGCACCCCATCGAATCTTAGAAACATTAAAAATAATTAAAACAGTTTTTGGTGACCGTAAAATTGCCGTTGGTAAGGAAATTACAAAAATTCATGAGCAATGATATCGTGGTCATTTAAGCGAAGTGCTTTTATTTTTACAGCAAGAAGAAAATGTTGCTGTTGGTGAATATGTGCTTGTTGTTGATGGTGTGGGGAATGTTACTGCCCCTGTTATTGCAGATGAAATTTTGGTTGCTGAAATTGACCAGTTAATCATAAAACAAAATTATCGAGTTAAACAAGCAATTGATTTTGTTGCAAATAAATATAAAATTAGTAAAAATGTTTTATATAATAAATATCATCAGCAAAAGGAACAAGATGAAACAAACAGAACGAATTAA
- a CDS encoding arginine deiminase, producing MTEKYGINVYSEIGNLKTVLLHRPGDELANLSPDLLERLLFDDTPDLAVAQKEHDFFAQTFRDLGVEVLYIEKLVAEVLDTDSKMRQELLEQFLKESGAKEEYISKLRTYLGKLDNQALVNKMIAGVTKYELGVEITDNYPLAVDPMPNILFQRDPFASIGNGATIHKMFTVTRNRETLFSDVVLRHHPRFKGKINFWYDRNEKETLEGGDILVLNAKTLIIGVSQRTSMEAIKIVAKNLIENDSVSYEKVIALDLKTKNRAFMHLDTVFTNIDYDKFIAHPLIFEAMGEFKIFEITKNGVKEIKETIKDYLSEEVGKPVQIFKCGGEDPIAQAREQWNDGTNVITIRPGEVIAYSRNQITIEILKEAGVKVHVIDSAELSRGRGGPRCMSMPIWREDI from the coding sequence ATGACAGAAAAATATGGTATTAATGTTTATTCAGAAATAGGTAATTTGAAAACAGTATTACTACATCGTCCTGGCGATGAATTAGCTAATTTATCACCAGATTTATTAGAACGATTATTGTTTGATGATACACCAGATTTAGCAGTTGCACAAAAAGAACATGATTTTTTTGCACAAACTTTTAGAGACTTAGGTGTTGAAGTATTATATATTGAAAAATTAGTCGCTGAAGTTTTAGACACTGATTCAAAAATGCGGCAAGAATTACTAGAACAGTTTTTAAAAGAATCTGGTGCTAAAGAAGAATACATTAGTAAGTTACGTACTTATTTAGGTAAATTAGATAATCAAGCTCTTGTTAATAAAATGATAGCAGGAGTAACAAAATACGAGTTAGGAGTAGAAATTACAGATAATTATCCGCTAGCGGTTGATCCAATGCCAAATATTTTATTCCAACGTGATCCATTTGCATCAATTGGAAATGGTGCAACTATTCATAAAATGTTTACGGTTACTAGAAATCGTGAAACATTATTTTCTGATGTTGTTTTAAGACATCATCCCCGTTTTAAAGGAAAAATTAATTTTTGATATGATCGTAACGAAAAAGAAACTTTAGAAGGTGGAGATATTTTAGTTTTAAATGCAAAAACATTAATTATTGGTGTTTCACAAAGGACATCGATGGAAGCTATTAAAATAGTAGCAAAAAACTTAATTGAAAATGATTCAGTTAGTTATGAAAAAGTAATTGCATTAGATTTAAAAACAAAAAATCGTGCTTTTATGCATTTAGATACTGTTTTTACTAATATTGATTATGATAAATTTATCGCGCATCCATTAATTTTTGAAGCAATGGGTGAATTTAAAATTTTTGAAATTACAAAAAATGGAGTTAAAGAAATTAAAGAAACAATTAAGGATTATTTATCAGAAGAAGTTGGTAAGCCAGTTCAAATTTTTAAATGTGGTGGAGAAGATCCAATTGCACAGGCAAGAGAACAATGAAATGATGGGACAAATGTTATTACAATTCGTCCTGGCGAAGTGATTGCCTATTCAAGAAATCAAATTACAATTGAAATTTTAAAAGAAGCTGGTGTTAAAGTCCACGTTATTGATTCAGCTGAATTATCACGTGGGCGTGGAGGACCTCGCTGTATGTCAATGCCAATTTGAAGAGAAGATATCTAA
- a CDS encoding ornithine carbamoyltransferase has translation MAVNLKGRSFLTLLDFTQREIYYLLDLARQLKEAKYAGTEQKPLAGKSVALLFAKDSTRTRCAFEVGAFDLGMHPVYLGPSGSQMGKKESIEDTAKVLGRMFDGIQFRGFKQTDVEALAKYSGVPVWNGLTDEFHPTQMLADILTLQEEKGQRNMKGLKFVYFGDSRFNMANSYMVVSAKLGMHFVACAPKDLWPNAELLKKVQAIAKEHGGSITLTEDHKTAAKDADAIATDVWVSMGEDPAVWGKRIKDLTPYQVTMEKMKQAKEDAIFLHCLPSFHDGNTDTAQQVIKQFGGTGELEVTDEVFQSKYSRVFEEAENRLHTIKAVMLATIRG, from the coding sequence ATGGCTGTAAATTTAAAAGGAAGAAGTTTCCTAACTTTACTAGATTTCACGCAAAGAGAAATTTACTATTTATTAGATTTAGCAAGACAATTAAAAGAAGCAAAATATGCTGGAACTGAACAAAAACCATTAGCTGGAAAATCTGTTGCTTTATTATTTGCAAAAGATTCAACACGAACAAGATGTGCTTTTGAAGTAGGAGCATTTGATTTAGGTATGCACCCTGTTTATTTAGGACCAAGTGGTAGTCAAATGGGGAAAAAAGAATCAATTGAAGATACTGCAAAAGTGTTAGGGAGAATGTTTGATGGAATTCAATTTCGTGGATTTAAACAAACTGATGTTGAAGCATTAGCAAAATATTCAGGTGTTCCAGTATGAAATGGATTAACTGATGAATTTCACCCAACCCAAATGTTAGCTGATATTTTAACATTGCAAGAAGAAAAAGGACAACGCAATATGAAAGGGCTAAAATTTGTTTATTTTGGTGATTCTCGTTTTAATATGGCAAATAGTTATATGGTTGTTAGTGCTAAATTAGGAATGCATTTTGTTGCTTGTGCGCCAAAAGACTTATGACCAAATGCAGAATTATTGAAAAAAGTACAAGCAATTGCGAAAGAACATGGTGGTTCAATTACGTTAACTGAAGACCACAAAACAGCAGCAAAAGATGCTGATGCAATTGCCACTGATGTTTGAGTGTCAATGGGAGAAGATCCTGCCGTTTGAGGAAAAAGAATTAAGGATTTAACACCATATCAAGTAACAATGGAAAAAATGAAACAAGCAAAAGAAGATGCTATCTTTTTACATTGTTTACCAAGTTTCCATGATGGGAATACAGATACTGCACAACAAGTGATTAAACAATTTGGTGGAACTGGAGAATTAGAAGTTACTGATGAAGTTTTCCAATCAAAATATTCACGTGTTTTTGAAGAAGCAGAAAATCGTTTACATACTATTAAAGCAGTAATGCTAGCAACAATTCGTGGCTAG
- a CDS encoding arginine/ornithine antiporter, with the protein MDIKKKKKFKFKLPTAFTILLGITLLIIIVSWIPGTTGQWKDADGNLHNGGPAGIFDLFLAPMQGFKNKVDVIVFILVLGGFLGIVIESKALDAGIGRLVAKMKGREIWIIPIVMFLFSVGGTTYGMGEETIALYPVIIPVLLAAGFDVLTAVMAILFGAGIGCIGSTLNPFVIQIAADSAGVPDLTSTTGIIWRAVSWLLLTAGGISFVVWYALCVRRTPGKSPLFDKKDFYEAEFAIVDDLPEYNGKRKAIMAIFMISFVLMIFSLIGWDKFGIPAFVNFTKLVSEHAPFIANFFAPLGQWSFMEISALFFIASIIIALINWKGEEKYVNSFISGSADILSVCLVIAFAAGIGFIMTNTGMQNKLVSGLSAPMSKLGKTGFIMVAFFFFLIISFVIPSSSGFAQTVFPILGPVANGVATGLTSGTITAFSFANGIINLIAPTSAILMAALSISKVPYGSFIKASWPLIVGIVIATIILLGIGTLLPISNTSPWFSMPID; encoded by the coding sequence ATGGATATAAAAAAGAAAAAAAAGTTTAAATTTAAATTACCCACAGCATTTACAATTTTATTAGGAATTACGCTTTTAATTATTATTGTATCTTGAATTCCAGGAACAACTGGCCAATGAAAAGATGCTGATGGAAACCTTCACAATGGTGGTCCTGCCGGAATTTTTGACTTATTTTTAGCTCCAATGCAAGGATTTAAAAATAAAGTTGATGTTATTGTCTTTATTTTAGTTTTAGGAGGATTCTTAGGAATCGTTATTGAATCAAAAGCATTAGATGCTGGAATTGGCCGTTTAGTCGCAAAAATGAAAGGCCGTGAAATTTGAATTATTCCAATTGTAATGTTTTTATTTTCAGTTGGTGGTACAACTTATGGAATGGGTGAGGAAACAATTGCCTTATACCCAGTTATTATTCCTGTTTTATTGGCTGCTGGTTTTGATGTTTTAACAGCGGTAATGGCGATTTTATTTGGTGCCGGGATTGGTTGTATTGGTTCAACATTAAATCCGTTTGTTATTCAAATTGCCGCTGATAGTGCTGGTGTGCCTGATTTAACATCAACAACAGGAATTATTTGAAGAGCTGTGTCATGATTATTATTAACAGCTGGTGGAATTTCATTTGTTGTTTGATATGCATTATGTGTTCGCCGTACACCAGGGAAATCACCATTGTTTGATAAAAAAGATTTTTATGAAGCAGAATTTGCAATTGTTGATGATTTACCAGAATATAATGGTAAGCGAAAAGCAATTATGGCAATTTTTATGATTAGTTTTGTCTTGATGATTTTTTCATTAATTGGATGAGACAAATTTGGAATTCCTGCCTTTGTTAATTTTACAAAATTAGTTAGTGAACATGCCCCATTTATTGCCAATTTCTTTGCACCATTAGGACAATGATCATTTATGGAAATTTCAGCATTATTCTTTATTGCATCAATTATTATTGCATTAATTAATTGAAAAGGAGAAGAAAAATACGTTAATAGTTTTATCAGTGGTTCAGCTGATATCTTATCCGTTTGTTTAGTTATTGCATTTGCAGCTGGAATTGGGTTTATTATGACAAATACTGGAATGCAAAACAAATTAGTTAGTGGATTATCTGCACCAATGTCGAAATTAGGAAAAACAGGTTTTATTATGGTAGCCTTCTTCTTCTTCCTAATTATCTCATTTGTAATTCCATCTAGTTCAGGATTTGCTCAAACTGTTTTCCCAATTTTAGGTCCTGTTGCTAATGGGGTAGCAACTGGTTTAACATCAGGAACAATTACTGCCTTTTCATTCGCAAATGGAATTATTAATTTAATTGCTCCAACAAGTGCAATTTTAATGGCAGCTTTATCAATTTCAAAAGTTCCTTATGGTAGTTTTATTAAAGCATCATGACCATTAATTGTTGGAATTGTTATTGCAACAATTATCTTATTAGGAATTGGAACTTTACTACCAATTTCAAACACTAGCCCTTGATTCTCAATGCCAATTGATTAA
- a CDS encoding carbamate kinase → MARIVVALGGNALGNSPSEQQEIVKDTAKAMVDIIENGDELIIAHGNGPQVGMINNAFDEAAHVNNKIPMMPFPECGAMSQAYIGYHLQNAILNELNKRKIKKNVVTIVTQVEVDQKDSAFNNPTKPIGAFYSETEAKALAEKNGFTVKEDAGRGWRRVIASPQPIDIVEKEIIEDLIKQGHIVITVGGGGIPVVKTGTAYQGVPAVIDKDFASAKLAELIKADKLMILTAVAKVAINYGKPDQQALDVLTLTEAEKYIAENQFAPGSMLPKVQAAMKFASSGSQKMAIIAELAQAKAALAGKAGTTIRK, encoded by the coding sequence ATGGCAAGAATAGTTGTTGCGTTAGGAGGAAACGCATTAGGAAATTCCCCCAGTGAACAACAAGAAATTGTAAAAGATACTGCGAAAGCAATGGTTGACATCATTGAAAATGGTGATGAATTAATTATTGCGCACGGGAATGGACCACAAGTTGGAATGATTAACAATGCTTTTGATGAAGCTGCACATGTGAATAATAAAATTCCAATGATGCCATTTCCAGAGTGTGGAGCAATGTCACAAGCCTATATTGGCTATCATTTACAAAATGCAATTTTAAATGAATTAAATAAACGTAAAATTAAGAAAAATGTTGTAACAATTGTAACACAAGTTGAAGTTGATCAAAAAGATTCTGCTTTTAATAATCCAACAAAACCAATTGGGGCGTTTTATTCCGAAACAGAGGCAAAAGCATTAGCTGAAAAAAATGGTTTTACTGTTAAAGAAGATGCTGGACGGGGATGACGACGAGTAATTGCATCACCACAGCCAATTGATATTGTTGAAAAAGAAATTATCGAAGATTTAATTAAGCAAGGACATATTGTAATTACCGTTGGTGGTGGGGGCATTCCTGTTGTAAAAACAGGAACTGCTTATCAAGGCGTTCCTGCTGTTATTGACAAAGATTTTGCGAGTGCAAAGTTAGCGGAGTTAATTAAAGCCGATAAATTGATGATTTTAACAGCAGTAGCTAAAGTTGCAATCAATTATGGAAAACCTGATCAACAGGCGTTAGATGTTTTAACTTTAACTGAGGCAGAAAAATATATTGCCGAAAATCAATTTGCGCCAGGTAGTATGTTACCAAAAGTACAAGCTGCAATGAAATTTGCTAGTTCTGGGTCACAGAAAATGGCAATTATTGCGGAGTTAGCCCAAGCTAAAGCAGCATTAGCGGGTAAAGCTGGTACAACAATTAGGAAATAA
- a CDS encoding alanine dehydrogenase has translation MKIGIPKEIKAQENRVGVTPSGVIELVKHKHEVYVEKNAGLGSGFTDDDYKKAGAIILDNPAEIWTKEMIIKVKEPLESEYKFFYEGQIIFTYFHLASDKALTKALLDAKVTAIAYETIQLEDNSLPLLRPMSEVAGRLAVANAMYFMFKTTGGSGLLMNGTPGTERAKVTVIGGGVAGTAAANMAASIGCDVTLIEFNENRIRQLYHLFGKQVHILKSNHANIEKSVLASDVVISTVLIPGASAPKLVTEEMVKKMKKNSIIIDVAIDQGGSVETITKATTHDNPTFIMHDVIHYSVANMPGAVPRTSTIALTNATIQYALAIANTDFKTLCKTHPPIRKGIQTVEGKLVFAPVAEAHNLEYVDVLSIC, from the coding sequence ATGAAAATAGGAATTCCAAAAGAAATTAAAGCACAAGAAAATCGTGTTGGGGTAACACCAAGTGGTGTGATTGAACTAGTAAAACATAAGCATGAAGTTTATGTTGAAAAAAATGCTGGTCTTGGAAGCGGTTTTACTGATGATGATTATAAAAAAGCAGGAGCTATTATTTTAGATAATCCGGCTGAAATTTGGACAAAGGAAATGATTATTAAGGTGAAAGAACCATTAGAAAGTGAATATAAATTTTTTTATGAAGGACAAATTATTTTTACATACTTTCATTTGGCTTCAGATAAAGCATTAACTAAAGCATTACTTGATGCAAAAGTAACGGCAATTGCTTATGAAACAATTCAACTTGAAGATAATTCATTACCATTGTTAAGACCAATGAGTGAAGTTGCAGGAAGATTAGCAGTTGCTAATGCAATGTATTTTATGTTTAAAACAACTGGTGGTAGTGGTTTATTAATGAATGGTACACCTGGAACAGAACGAGCGAAGGTTACTGTTATTGGTGGTGGTGTTGCCGGAACAGCTGCCGCGAATATGGCAGCAAGCATTGGCTGTGATGTTACATTAATTGAGTTTAATGAAAATAGAATTCGACAATTGTATCACTTGTTTGGTAAACAAGTCCATATTTTAAAATCTAACCATGCTAATATTGAAAAATCAGTTTTAGCTAGTGATGTTGTTATTTCAACGGTTTTAATCCCAGGAGCATCAGCACCAAAACTAGTAACTGAAGAAATGGTTAAAAAAATGAAAAAAAATAGTATTATTATTGATGTTGCTATTGACCAAGGTGGTAGTGTTGAAACAATTACTAAGGCAACAACCCATGATAATCCAACTTTCATTATGCATGATGTTATCCATTATTCAGTAGCAAATATGCCAGGCGCAGTACCAAGAACAAGTACAATTGCTTTAACAAATGCAACAATTCAATATGCTCTAGCAATTGCTAATACTGATTTTAAAACACTATGTAAAACACATCCGCCAATTCGAAAAGGAATTCAAACAGTTGAAGGTAAACTTGTTTTTGCCCCAGTTGCGGAAGCACATAACTTGGAATATGTTGATGTGTTATCAATTTGTTAA
- a CDS encoding DNA topoisomerase IA — translation MAQTLVIMESPTKTKAVEKYLGENYLVLSSEGHIRNLSTKGEYGLGVDIKTFEPSYKMERGKKELVKKLKQEAKAADLVILATDPDREGEAIAYHLNEVLNCGDKSRRVRFNEITKEAVLDAFQHQTDLDMNLVHSQETRRILDRFIGFRLSKLLQKKIKSKSAGRVQSVALKLVVEREKEWQNFVPEEYWTVEGLYKKAVVKLTKFKDEKIELKVEEDVLKVKKALKKDFVVVQIKESEKQRKSPNPHTTSTMLQEASSKMGFASNKTSLIAQQLYEGIKVKDNITGFITYPRTDSIRLSDKFVQDAFDYITIKYGTEYLGEVKTPPKNKKNVQDAHEAIRPTDLTMTPEVAKEYLSRDQLRLYKIIYNRALASLMANAKLLSKAIILDNNNYEFRMTGSTIQFDGFLKCYVLEGDEEIAKLPMLKPNQIINLNELYGIQHFTKPPSRYSEAKLIKTLEEIGVGRPSTYAPIMRTLKDRGYIIVENKAIKATDKGILTSDKLQEYFSDIINETYTSTIEENLDVIAHGDADPKPLLKEFWERFEPRIEAAMELMEEIPVEKAGIECPECGNDLVYRYGKYGKFIACSGFPKCRYIHKTGPKFGPCPECGVGEIILKFNKRRQRFKACTNYPSCHYTDSYKEEKTEQEENSNENNGLYRINLLK, via the coding sequence ATGGCACAGACGCTGGTAATAATGGAGTCCCCAACTAAAACGAAAGCAGTTGAAAAATATCTTGGCGAAAATTATTTAGTTTTATCATCAGAAGGACATATTCGTAATTTATCAACAAAGGGTGAATATGGATTAGGAGTAGATATTAAAACTTTTGAACCAAGTTATAAAATGGAACGTGGAAAAAAAGAACTTGTTAAAAAATTAAAGCAAGAAGCCAAGGCAGCAGATTTGGTTATTCTAGCGACCGACCCTGATCGAGAAGGAGAAGCAATTGCGTATCATTTAAATGAAGTCTTAAATTGTGGTGATAAATCACGCCGTGTTCGCTTTAATGAAATTACAAAAGAGGCAGTGTTGGATGCATTTCAACATCAAACAGATCTTGATATGAATTTAGTTCATTCACAAGAAACACGACGAATTTTAGATCGTTTTATTGGTTTTCGCTTAAGCAAATTATTACAGAAAAAGATTAAGTCAAAATCAGCAGGACGAGTACAATCGGTTGCTTTAAAGTTAGTTGTTGAACGAGAAAAAGAATGACAAAACTTTGTGCCAGAAGAATATTGAACTGTTGAAGGATTATATAAAAAAGCAGTCGTTAAATTAACAAAATTTAAGGATGAGAAAATTGAATTAAAAGTAGAAGAAGATGTTTTAAAAGTTAAAAAAGCTTTAAAAAAAGATTTTGTTGTTGTTCAAATAAAAGAAAGTGAAAAACAACGAAAATCGCCCAATCCACATACGACTTCAACAATGTTGCAAGAAGCAAGTAGTAAAATGGGTTTTGCTTCAAATAAAACATCATTAATTGCCCAACAATTATATGAAGGAATTAAAGTTAAAGATAATATTACAGGGTTTATAACATATCCGCGGACAGATTCAATTCGGTTAAGTGATAAGTTTGTTCAGGATGCTTTTGATTATATTACAATTAAATATGGCACAGAATATTTAGGCGAAGTTAAAACACCACCAAAAAATAAAAAAAATGTGCAAGATGCCCATGAAGCGATTCGCCCAACTGATTTAACGATGACACCAGAAGTGGCAAAAGAATATTTAAGTCGTGATCAACTACGTTTATATAAGATTATTTATAATCGTGCGCTAGCTAGTTTAATGGCTAATGCAAAGTTATTAAGTAAAGCAATTATTTTAGATAATAATAATTATGAATTTCGAATGACAGGAAGTACCATTCAATTTGATGGGTTTTTAAAATGTTATGTTTTAGAAGGTGATGAGGAAATTGCAAAATTACCAATGTTAAAACCAAATCAAATTATTAATTTAAATGAGTTATATGGAATTCAACATTTTACTAAACCACCAAGTCGTTACTCTGAAGCTAAATTAATTAAAACATTGGAGGAAATTGGGGTTGGCCGTCCATCAACTTATGCGCCAATTATGCGAACATTAAAAGATCGTGGCTATATTATTGTAGAAAATAAAGCAATTAAAGCAACTGATAAAGGGATTTTAACAAGTGACAAATTACAAGAATATTTTAGTGATATTATTAATGAAACGTATACTTCCACAATTGAAGAAAATTTGGATGTGATTGCACATGGTGATGCTGATCCAAAGCCATTATTAAAAGAATTTTGAGAACGATTTGAGCCCCGCATTGAAGCAGCAATGGAATTAATGGAAGAAATTCCAGTTGAGAAGGCGGGGATTGAATGTCCAGAATGTGGAAATGATTTAGTATATCGGTATGGAAAATATGGTAAATTTATTGCATGTTCAGGGTTTCCTAAATGTCGTTATATTCATAAAACTGGTCCAAAATTTGGTCCTTGTCCAGAATGTGGAGTTGGTGAAATTATTTTAAAATTTAATAAGAGACGTCAACGCTTTAAAGCCTGTACTAATTATCCAAGTTGTCATTACACTGATTCATATAAAGAAGAAAAGACAGAACAAGAAGAAAATAGTAACGAAAATAACGGATTGTATCGAATTAATTTATTAAAATAA
- a CDS encoding glucose-6-phosphate isomerase encodes MIKVDFTNALAESVFNKYLGRVKDIHQMIHNKTGLGNDFLGWVEWPNNYDQAELAKMKQTAKQLASEIDVLLVIGIGGSYLGARAAIEMINGLYSQQKVEIIYIGNTMSSTYTAQVLKYLQDKKFGICVVSKSGTTTEPAIAFRLCKELLEKKEGNLKAANLIVAITDKQKGALKTLADKAGYQTFVIPDDIGGRYSVLTPVGVFAMLVSGINIDNVFKGAQQAYQDTLIDDFTNHAYKYAVGRYILNQEEKYKAEMLVTYELQMQMITEWWKQLFGESEGKNSKGLLPLSCVFSTDLHSLGQFIQEGTKNILFETVIAVKKPQIDLKLSKAEVDTDGLNYLAGKTLHEVNTIAVQGVVAAHRKVGHVPNIVLEFATMDDKMFGYLSYWFMKACAMSAYLLEINPFDQPGVEIYKQNMFNLLGK; translated from the coding sequence ATGATTAAAGTAGATTTTACTAATGCATTAGCCGAATCTGTTTTTAACAAATATTTAGGGCGAGTTAAAGATATTCACCAAATGATTCATAATAAGACAGGATTAGGAAATGATTTCCTTGGTTGAGTTGAATGACCAAATAATTATGATCAAGCAGAGCTTGCAAAGATGAAACAAACAGCAAAGCAATTAGCTAGTGAAATTGATGTTTTATTAGTAATTGGAATTGGTGGGAGTTATCTTGGCGCACGAGCAGCAATTGAAATGATTAATGGGTTATATAGTCAACAAAAAGTAGAAATCATTTATATTGGAAATACAATGTCTTCAACTTATACAGCACAAGTTTTAAAATATCTTCAAGACAAAAAATTTGGGATTTGTGTTGTGTCTAAATCAGGAACAACAACTGAACCAGCAATTGCATTTCGTCTTTGTAAAGAGCTTTTAGAAAAAAAAGAAGGAAATCTAAAAGCAGCTAACTTAATTGTTGCCATTACAGATAAGCAGAAAGGAGCCCTAAAAACATTAGCTGATAAAGCAGGATATCAAACCTTTGTTATTCCAGATGACATTGGTGGAAGATATTCAGTGTTAACGCCAGTTGGTGTTTTTGCAATGCTAGTAAGTGGTATTAACATTGATAATGTTTTTAAAGGAGCACAACAAGCTTATCAAGACACTTTAATTGATGATTTCACTAATCATGCCTATAAATATGCTGTTGGACGTTATATTTTAAATCAAGAGGAAAAATATAAAGCAGAAATGCTTGTAACTTATGAGTTACAAATGCAGATGATTACCGAATGATGAAAACAATTATTTGGGGAATCAGAAGGAAAAAATTCAAAGGGTTTACTACCGTTATCATGTGTTTTTTCAACAGATTTACATTCTCTTGGCCAATTCATTCAAGAAGGGACAAAAAATATTTTATTTGAAACAGTTATTGCAGTTAAAAAACCACAAATTGATCTTAAACTGTCAAAAGCAGAAGTAGATACTGATGGTTTAAATTATCTCGCTGGGAAAACATTACATGAAGTAAATACCATTGCTGTTCAAGGTGTTGTTGCTGCGCATAGGAAAGTTGGCCATGTGCCAAATATTGTTTTAGAATTTGCAACAATGGATGATAAAATGTTTGGTTATTTATCATATTGATTTATGAAAGCTTGTGCAATGTCAGCTTATTTGTTAGAGATAAATCCATTTGATCAACCCGGAGTTGAGATTTATAAACAAAATATGTTTAATTTATTAGGAAAATAA